One window of the Pyrus communis chromosome 17, drPyrComm1.1, whole genome shotgun sequence genome contains the following:
- the LOC137722042 gene encoding pollen-specific leucine-rich repeat extensin-like protein 2 gives MARNLENSMSENSNIQEMGPRRSTRLNVILRGAAPPPQGSTMGTTVVATRGEVHGTTTTARAVPPNQAQVVPSKAHGTKAMTQAMSFQAKHEPNTLPNRALASYPRVPHAEQPTPVAQPTPTEQTALVAQPAPVVQPAPTEQPTPVAQPTLAAQSVPAPVAFQLAQISPRLV, from the coding sequence atggctagaaatttagaaaactccatgagtgaaaattccaatattcaagaaatgggaCCGCGGCGATCCACGAGACTAAATGTGATCCTAAGGGgagcggcaccaccaccacaaggttCCACCATGGGAACCACTGTTGTGGCTACCCGCGGCGAGGTCCATGGCACCACTACCACGGCCCGAGCCGTGCCGCCAAATCAAGCCCAAGTCGTGCCATCCAAGGCTCATGGCACCAAGGCCATGACCCAAGCCATGTCATTCCAAGCCAAACATGAGCCCAACACTTTGCCAAACCGAGCCCTAGCCTCGTACCCACGTGTGCCACACGCCGAGCAGCCCACTCCCGTGGCCCAACCTACTCCCACCGAGCAGACTGctctcgtggcccagcctgctcccgtgGTCCAACCTGCTCCCACCGAGCAGCCTACTCCCGTGGCCCAACCTACTCTCGCAGCCCAGTCTGTTCCCGCTCCCGTGGCCTTCCAACTAGCCCAAATCAGTCCAAGACTAGTTTAA